ttgtaaaatatgagtttttgtAAATATGTGCAGAGACATCTCCGTGAGTATAATTGTTTAGTCATTCATAGATCAAGCTAAAcgttaatttttctattttttaaatcataaccTGTCTCATTTTAAATGTTTTACTTTATACCCATCAATCATAGCTTGTCCCacaaattttgctttttttttattattataaaataatcaaattttaaaataataaataaatcaatcaatcaaatacatgtcatatcatgattggagCCGTGAAAATAGAACacttaaaataatatagatGATTTCTATTTAGGAGGGTTGTTATGAAAGCAGTGTACTAGGGTAATGTTTTAATATCTATTCTGACAGTTTGACACAAATTATGTcctcaaatttaaacaattttttttagggggaatttaaacataattttgataagttcttcaaaacttttttgtaattttatctTGGCTGAATGAAAAAAGGGGTGTTTGGTATTGACTCATTAACCCCATGTCACGTGACGGTAATTTGTAATATTACACATTATGTGTATTACTGGTATTTTGATGAGACTATCACTCAAACTGTTCACCTAATGAAACGATATGAAAATTTCTATCATCAAACCACACTTTAATAAagagaggggggagggggggggggggcatttCAAGATACGAACCAATTGAATCCTAAACAACAGATAATGTTAGGAAAAGCCTCTTATAGCACACACAGAAAAtatcataatcataataatacaAACTTTATTAATTGGCTTTGATAATTTCATTGCACAAATGTAAACAATTGAATCCTAAAGTTTCAAAGGTGACCGATTGAATCTTGAAATTTCATAAACCTAACAACTTAAATCATGAGTCTAACAGACACGTACAACGtcaaaaatttcaagttgttttATGTAATGTCAGAGCTAATGCCTAATGGTGTGACTGTGAGTGTCTGTGGGACTCAAGGTTTAATTTGTTGtatcttttaaatttgaaggtttagtttattattttcaaaattttaaggcTTTATTTGTAGAACCCTCTAAATTTTAGgttctaaaatataattttgtaaaagaaaaaaaaaacgacacctggaaaaagaaaaggaaaggaattttttttatttataattttttggagaaaaaggACTCTGCTTTTAGATTAAATtacaaaaggaaaggaaatagaaatagaatttTTACACTATCACCTCTCGAAtaaattgaactttttttttttttttttgagaaagaaatacATTGAACTTGGTTTGCTTTTCCTAATCTTTCCTTCTCTAATACTTTGTTTCGATAATTATTGTATTGAAATATGAGACTTTGTTAATTAGTTGGCATCTCAAATAATgttcttttgcttttattttattcttttttgccAGCTTCTAGATTCGAGTGGTTTGTATCAACTGGAAGCTTTATTAAGAAGTTTAATACTATGTTTCAAAATTGAGGGAGACATAGGGAGATAATAAAAGTAGaggaaaatatttaatatttaatattttacacAACTTGTCACATGGCGAATTATGAATAGTAGAAATAtagacattttatttttttctctaccactcaatattttttttgtgtggaatatattaaaaattaatacattatGAAAGAATGAatgttttaaataatattacctAAAAATTTAGGTAATAAAAATCCTTTTcccaccctaatttgatgatttGATCTAGTAGTGAAAGAATGAATTAAAATACAGTTTGTCAagtaagaaaggaaaaaagaaatttgataaatattgaaaaatggtGGGTTTCAACCTTCAACTGGttaaattagcttattttaaactaaacaaattatatgatttcagttaaattatcaaaatttcctcatttttaaattacataGAATTTTGAAGTTTGACCGCACAATTTTTAAGTGTTGTATGTATTATACGTGCACTTCACTATTttcctaaaaaggaaaaaagaaaaaaaaaaaagaaaagagaatagaACCGAAAAAAACGAAATTCCTTCCTTCAccttaaccaaaaaagaaaaaagaaaaaaaagagggagcacaagcttttttttttggtgaaatgagGGAGCGCAAGCGAATCCACAACTTTTGCCGCAATATTATCCGTGTGataatttataagttgtaaGGCAAAATGTGATATTACAAGTAAAAGCGACTGATCACAATCTATCACTCCGGACAAAAATTGTGGCTTAGTTTATGgggttaaaaaaagaaaaaacagaaaaagaaaaagtaactCCTTAACTGCCACGTTCAAGGAGAGCGGAAAAGgcgtgactttttttttttttttgttaagttccGATTGGACTCACTAACCTTTCCCTCTCACTCCACTTCAGTGCCCCCTTCTgtcttaagtcttaactctctttaaaaagtcttgctTTCCCAAAAACCCCCCAGTAAGAACTATAAGAAGTAAACCCAAAAGCCCAGAACCCCAcagaacacaaacacaaacacaaacatcacacTCAACTCAAACCCCAAAAAGCTGAACAATTTCCCATTGCCCATGTTTAGGTATGGCTGTAAtctatgctttttttttcttttttcttttgtttctgtGTTTTTAACTTGTTGGATGAAAACCCATTGAGTTTTTTCTTGCTCAATTTTCAGTCTAATGTTGTTCCAATTGCTTACTGCATTGCTTGgtttcagacccatttgctaaAATTACCTaaagttatgtcctttgttttcaaaatcaaatctttttgGGTCTTTCTTATATAAGATCACCATGCAAgttatttgaagacttttgaAGCTTATTGCCTACTGCTAACTTTGCTGAGAAAATTGAGGGACATAAAAAGAGGAAATAATTGATGGggttttgttgaaattttctcacattttcatatttatcaaaattctgACTTTATTGCTTCATTCCTTAGTGttagtgaatatatatatatatattatttatatataatggATTTTATGCTTGTATTTTCCTGATATTTCTTTTATGAGGGAAAATAAGTTAGGGAAATTTTTTGACTTGCAAGAAGAAAGTTCATATTGTTTCagtaagaaataataataataaaaaaaaaaccctttcatACTATATTAATTGctataaataaatttggttAATTGTGAGAAACCGTATCCAAAATGCAGTGTCTACATTAAtagtttaatactttatacTACTTACCAAATAGATGCTAATCCTATATATATCACCCCTTTCCTTAATGAAATTTAACCAACTATCTTTGagatattatttttgtttatgtgataaatttgtaatttggtaatttataTATTCAAATGCTCAAATGTTAgtgatggaaaatgaaaaatccCTGGCTGATGCGGTCAAGAAGACAAACCTTACACCTAAAGCTATTATATCCCAAAAGTATGGTAACAAGGCTTGCTATAAGGTAGAGGAAGTACAGGAATCTTCTGAAAAGGGATGCCCAGGATTGGCCATCCCACAGAAAGGGCCCTGTCGTTACCGCTGCATCTTGCAGCTACCAGAAATTACAATTGAGTCAGGAATATTTAAGAGAAAGAAGGATGCTGAGAAATCTGCTGCAGAGATGGCTATAGAGAAGGTTTTGTTCATTGCCCTTTCCATTAATTACCACTGCTATTTTTCTTATTCATTGTCTGGCCAGTACTTCATATGTTGTCTCACTTGTGATATCTACTTTTGTGGGAACAACACTTGGTAATAACcatttttgtcctttttttgggggttaAATTTCTTCTTCCGCAGCTAGGCATCCAAATTTCAACTGATAGTCGCACTCCGCAGGAAGCATCAGATTTATTAGTTGAACGTCTCACATATCTATTTTCAAATGAGGTTAGTGGTTTGAATTGGCAATAAATtgtgaatagttttttttaatatatatatatatatatatatatttttttttcaatctttcttTTCCTACTACACAGGGATTTGTACCCTCATTAATTTTTGGAATTCAAATAACTAAGAGTAGCTAACtttgtttctattttaattaatatatagttTGTTAGAAAAGTGCATGTTTGCTAATATTGTAATGATAATTACTTAGGAATAAGAGTAAGTATTACACATAATCCAAGAAGCTGTAATAGAATAATTATTCCTATGCATGTGTTGGTGATAACAAATGAATAAAATCCTGAATATGTAATTCATAGTTTGGTATAGCTTGATTTGATGATAGAATGGGGTCATATCCCAatcaaatttcctaaaatactcttatataattatattgttttctttGTGGATCTCACTTAACATCTGCTTATGTATGATAAAATGATTGTAAAATCAATAAACTAACAGATGTGCTAATAGTTTGGCGAGGTTGGGACTCAATCAAACCTCTGTTTTTGTGTTGTATGATGGTCCACCAGTGGACTTGTTAGATTTTTATCTTTCGGATTGAATGGTGAGTTTGTAACAGGCTTTGTCCTGAAACTCATTTGGTTCTTTAGTTTTATTGAATTtcctttctaccaaaaaaaaaggattgtCCTTTGTTCAAAGTTTTTACCTCCATAAATGTCTAAAACGATTAAAACGTCccctaaatatattttttttgataagtaaaactTCCCCTAaatattaaattctaataaGCTCACATGTggaaacttataaaaaaaaaaaatctaaaaaatgacaaattcaCTTACttgaaaaagtttatatataaaacaagtttgatttttttggggtgaaaaaataatacattttcaattaaaaaaaaaaatttaatacatatttgaaatttaaattgataCATATGGAAAAAtgagtttgtaattttttttttcttaattaatatttGTATCATAATACAATTGATTAGACTTATACTTgtcaacagttttttttttaataattaaatataacaatCAATAATTATAAATGTTACCTTTTTATTGAAGAAATTAATCTTACTCTTACTGACTATAGTGAGAGAGAACAATTGTTTTTTGgggaatttcaatttttttgagcTACGTGACTTAGGGAATAATTATTAAGGACCTTTTGCTAAGGAATAGCTATTCCCTGTAATGAAACCGTAACCAAACAACTAAATGGTGATTACAAAGGAATAGTTATTCCATTTCTGAATCTATTCTTGTGTACCAAACATGCCATTAGTCATGTAACTAgtattcatgattttttttttttttttttttttttggggggggggggggggggcaatcTGAATCCCTGACTACTTTGCTTTGCGTTTCTTCTTATTCCCTGAGTTTTACATGCCGATGGATTGCTTATTAAATTACTTAGACAATTAAgcatttatatgattttttatggAGCCTTAccatgatttgatttttatgtAGTTCTGTGCTTTTCTATGTTGGCAttgatataattaatttatctGTCTTGCGAGGTTTCACTTTAGAGCAACTATACAGATAGAGGATGACTTCTATAGGCTCATTTTGTTTTCTAAACCTTCATTGATGTTATAATATAAACACATCCTGCTGCAAacttttttggaaataaaattctATGTTACCTTGGGTATATATTTTGTCTCTGACCTTTTCTGTGTTGCTTTTGTGTCATGGTAAAGTTCCTCTCATCTGATCCACCTCACCCCCTTAGTGGTCACTTAAGAGCAGCTTTGGGGAGAGAAGGTGATCTTTGTGGGTTGGTTCCGCTTTCTGTCATGGCTGTCTATGATTCAAGGCTTAACAATCTTTGCAAATGCATTAATCCAAAGGTGGAATCAAATCCATTCTTGGTTATTCCACTGATTATGGGGGCCGCTTCAAGATTGCCTGAGCTTGTTGCTACTTCTGAGGGGCAGCTTTCAATTTGGAGGAAAAATTTATACCCTCCTGAAGTTATAGAGTCATTGGTTGACCAACAATCTGGTGCCCCACAAAGCAATTTAGTTGAAGCCATACATATTCCATGTTCACAGGAAAAGGCCATTGAACTTGTGATTCTTGATATTTCCTCAACAGGGTATTACCTGGATGTTATTGCCAAAAAACTTGATTTAACAGATGCTGCAAAGGTTCTGATCTCCAGGTAGTGCGAAGCCATTTAATAGCAGAGCCTAGGAGGAAGGAAATTTTCAATACTTAAAGTGGCTTTCTTATATCTGAGTCCTACTTTTGGTATTAATCCAGTATTTGGTTTTTTAACAGGGCTATTGGTAAAGCTTCTTCTGAGACAAGATTGTACTTTGCTGCTCATCAGTCATATCTGATAGAGCCATCATCAGATCATACTAATGCAAAAGAAGCTCTTCATTCTGAAGTATCATTAAATGCAAGGGCAAGTTATTTGTCCAGTCAAGATATATATGGTGATGCAATTTTGGCATCCATTGGATTCACTTGGAGGTCTAAAGACCTTTTCTATGAAGATGTATCCGTGCAATCATATTACAGGTCTCTTCTGACTTCatgtattttattgattttttttaccatattgATCCTTTTCAagtgatttaaaaaatgataattttatacTTAAATGAAGGACTGCTAGATTACACAGGATGTGTAACCCACTAATCCTAACCAATTACAATATGAAATTCAACAAATCTAAGAAATCTAAAAAAGATTCAATGTGGATGTTGCCTAGACTGTCATTTAATTATACATTGACCGTAACATGCCTTCCAAACTCTTACACCCCTGTGTTTATAGAACCTGCCTTGCCAACTCCAAATGATACTTGATCGTTATGTTTTATCCAAATTAATGCCGAAGCATAAAGAATCTGCATTTATTTAGTACTTTTGTGCAGTTTGCTCTATGATCAGTTTAAATTCCACAAATCATGTTTCATGGATACTTTGTTGGTGAATTGTCTGAACAAAACATATGaatcttttttcatttcctcaTGCCATTTCAGTATATTATGATACATGTTCTGTTTTACTTTTGTCTCCATTTCTAACTTTTTTCATATCTTAACTCTTTATAATTaattagctcttttttttttttggagtaccATTTCGTTAATATTGTCTCTCAGTTGGGTGGAGTCTAATATTTAGCATTATGATTATTCTATTAACCGtttaattacttttatttttgtgcaaatgataaacaattacaaattacaaaatCATAGGGGAGATCACCATTTTTGTGAAGCCTTCCAAGAGGTTGGAGTTGTTTGGAAACCTCTGATggtttcccttttttttttttcatatttttttggcCTTCTTGTCAAAGAGTAAGGTGGGAAGTAAGTTTCACATGTGCAGCTATTGTGCCTTTTGCTGAATTATTGTGTAAACATGCACCCTTGCCTAAATTAGTCATAATTAGATGGATTTCAGGATGCTCATAAATAAGATACCAAGTGGAATTTACAAGCTGTCCAGAGAAGCAGTACTAACAGCAGAGTTTCCTTTGGCATTCACTACAAGAACAAATTGGAGGGGTTCTTTGCCAAGAGATGTCCTGTTTACATTCTGTCGTCAGCATAGGCTATCTGAACCAGTCTTTTCTAGTATAAGTACTCCTTTAAAAGCAGTGTCTGAGTCACCTGGATCAAGTAAGAAGTTGAAGGTTACAGACTCATCTGAAGAAGACACAGAACGTGCAAGTGGAGGTGCTATTTCTACTGATGCTAGGGAATCAGTTGAATCAGCAGTCAGCTATcaatgtgaaataaaaatattttcgagGAGTCAGGATTTGATTATAGAATGTTCCCCCAAAGATTCGTTTAAGAAGCAGAATGATTCCATCCAGAACACTTCTTTTAAAATTATCTCATGGTTAAACATGTATTTTAAGGACCTAGATTTGCCTTCAGAGAAGCTAAATAGTACTGCCAATGACCTTGATGTTCAATTTTCtcatgaaaattttcttaaggAGTTTGTGTTGTCTCGATCAATTCATACTGTTCACCACACTGAGACTGAAGGGGTCAAATTTCTAGAACCAAACACTATGAGTATGCTAAATACTATGCCAGAACAAGGAGTTCAATCTTTAAACATTGAGGGACCAGATTCTGGTGTCTTCCCTTCCAATGGGTCCTTGTTATGTATTAGTTATTCTGTTTTTTTGGTAACAGAAGGTGAACATATGAAAGAAAATCTTGAAAGTAATCcggagtttgagtttgagataGGGGTTGGAGCAGTGATTCCCCATCTTGAAGCAGCTGTGACTCTGATGTCCATTGGTCAGTCTGCTTGTTTTAAAATGGAGTTGCCCCCTAAAGAATTTATTTTAGCTGCAGCTGTTAATTCTGCAAGGACTCTTTCATTGTTATCTTCAAGTGAGTTTCCCTATCCTTTCATTGTAGCTACATGAATCTGACTTGTAATTATGAAATCAATGAATTCTTAACAATctgaatttttatattgatgTTCTCATTCTCAGTTTCAAAGTTGATTGCAAGGTGGTTTCATTATGTTGAAGGCATGCAATTGCTTGGTCATGCCCTGTTGATTGGCTGACATTGTTAAACATTTGCAtctgttaaaaaaagaaatcatttgACTGAGTGGTGAAAAAGAAGGTCAAATCTTAAAAAGCTGCACACTGAGAATTCTCTCATTGCTCCTTGTTGGTAGGAGATTATGAAAAGTACTTCCTTTTTTTCTGCAAGGAGGCAATACAGCAATGTTGGTTTATTACTAGTGTCAACAAGAGATGCATGATTAAAAATGAGGGAAACAGCTTCTTTCAGTTTCTCTTTTCCTTCAAAACTGTTTTCTCTAAGATAATGGAACATGTTTTGAGAAATATAACAAATTCTATGTATGTGGCAACTTATGAATGAACTTTTTGACATATTTCATTTGTAACTGATTACCAACCTGTAGTAAGGGCCTatctattttctttcatttattttactttGAGTATTGATTCTAAGATCTAACTAACTGTGCACTGTCTTATTTGTTCTCTTACATGCAGAATCCTGCTGCTTGGAGTATTCTATTAGATTGTTGCAGGTAACAGAACCTCTGGAAGACAGAATGGAGCAGGCTCTTTTCAGCCCTCCACTTTCAAAGCAACGTGTGGAATATGCAGTGCAACACATCAAAGAATCTGGTGCCACTACTTTGGTATGCAAGCATTTCTCATCTGTGAATTTTCAGTGCTGATATGTTAAATTTAGTTGATCTCTGTTTTATCTTCAGGTTGACTTTGGATGTGGCTCTGGTAGTTTATTGGATTCATTATTAAATTATCCAACTGCCCTGGAAAAAATTGTTGGTGTTGATATTTCACAGAAGAGTCTTGGTCGTGCAGCAAAGGTATGAACCATTTACAGCCGCTCAGTTCTGCATAATTTCCTTgttaaatcccaaaattttcttttgagtaaTGATCGCCCATCTTAGGTTTATCACCTAGTGGAGTGCATAATGTCAGATTTTCTGCTAAACACCTTGATTATGTTCAAGGGTACTGGTTTCATTGTTTAATTGGCCAGTCTAATCATTGAGAGCCTTACGAAGAAAATGTTGGTCCTTTgttgaatgtgtgtgtgtatatatatatatatatattatagacaCGCACAAACACTAGGCATGCTGGAATGCATGCCAATATATGGTTGTTGGTTTCTTATGAGAGTGATTTTGTTGATGTTAGCCTAAACCTCTTGTCATTTCCATTTAGGAAATTGATGTCATACCAAATGGATGTATACGCCATAGAGTTGAACacttgccaaattttttttttttgatggaaaaaATAACCAATTTAAAGGTTGCAGATATTTAGAGGATACTTTTGACTTTGTTTCCTTGGTTTGAGTGCATTTTATTTCATCCATCTGTTTTGCATGGTGTATACATTAAGAATAAAACCTTTTCatccttgttaaaaaaaattagaaaaataaaatgttctCCCTTATGTAAAAGTTTGTGGATTTTATCTCTGTATTTTCTTTCTACCATGATGTTAAATTCCTTTACAGTTAACCACATGCTTTATCTGAGGATATTGATTCTTGTTAGTACTGCAGATTCTTCACTCAAAACTGAGCAACAATATAGGCATCAATTCTGCCATTCTTTATGATGGTTCCATCACAGATTTTGATTCCCGATTATGTGGGTTTGATATTGGCACTTGCTTGGAGGTATTCTATTACCCTTCTCAATTCacttaattttttcctaaaatgcATAGTTTCTGTTACCTTATTTTAGCTGTTGAAATGTTTCCATTCCTGCCTTTAAAATGGCAAATACAATGGAAAATTATATGCTATATATTTTCATCCAAATCAATAGACTGGCTCCTTACTGGTCCTGATTGACAGATGAATTTTTGGAATTACAGGTTATTGAGCATATGGAAGAAGAGCAGGCATGTCTGTTTGGAGATGTTGTGCTGAGTTATTTTTGTCCAAAGGTTCTTATTGTTTCAACTCCAAACTATGAATACAATGTGATACTCCAGAAATCTAGTCCACCAAGCCAAGAAGAGGATCCAGATGAGAAAACCCAGTCACAATCCTGTAAATTTCGCAACCATGACCACAAATTTGAGTGGACTAGAGAGCAGTTCAACCACTGGGCGACTGAATTAGCTGCAAAGCACAATTACAGCGTCGAGTTCAGTGGGGTAGGTGGATCTGCTGACTTGGAACCAGGGTTTGCTTCCCAGATTGCTGTCTTCAGAAGAATTTGCCCGCCTCAGGGAGAAGATCTTTCTAAGAATGCAGATACAGAACATCATTACCAAGTTATATGGGAGTGGAGTAGTTCAACATCTTCTAGCTGACAACTTCATCTTCCTTATACAGTCCATTTG
The sequence above is drawn from the Castanea sativa cultivar Marrone di Chiusa Pesio chromosome 5, ASM4071231v1 genome and encodes:
- the LOC142636427 gene encoding small RNA 2'-O-methyltransferase; translation: MENEKSLADAVKKTNLTPKAIISQKYGNKACYKVEEVQESSEKGCPGLAIPQKGPCRYRCILQLPEITIESGIFKRKKDAEKSAAEMAIEKLGIQISTDSRTPQEASDLLVERLTYLFSNEFLSSDPPHPLSGHLRAALGREGDLCGLVPLSVMAVYDSRLNNLCKCINPKVESNPFLVIPLIMGAASRLPELVATSEGQLSIWRKNLYPPEVIESLVDQQSGAPQSNLVEAIHIPCSQEKAIELVILDISSTGYYLDVIAKKLDLTDAAKVLISRAIGKASSETRLYFAAHQSYLIEPSSDHTNAKEALHSEVSLNARASYLSSQDIYGDAILASIGFTWRSKDLFYEDVSVQSYYRMLINKIPSGIYKLSREAVLTAEFPLAFTTRTNWRGSLPRDVLFTFCRQHRLSEPVFSSISTPLKAVSESPGSSKKLKVTDSSEEDTERASGGAISTDARESVESAVSYQCEIKIFSRSQDLIIECSPKDSFKKQNDSIQNTSFKIISWLNMYFKDLDLPSEKLNSTANDLDVQFSHENFLKEFVLSRSIHTVHHTETEGVKFLEPNTMSMLNTMPEQGVQSLNIEGPDSGVFPSNGSLLCISYSVFLVTEGEHMKENLESNPEFEFEIGVGAVIPHLEAAVTLMSIGQSACFKMELPPKEFILAAAVNSARTLSLLSSKSCCLEYSIRLLQVTEPLEDRMEQALFSPPLSKQRVEYAVQHIKESGATTLVDFGCGSGSLLDSLLNYPTALEKIVGVDISQKSLGRAAKILHSKLSNNIGINSAILYDGSITDFDSRLCGFDIGTCLEVIEHMEEEQACLFGDVVLSYFCPKVLIVSTPNYEYNVILQKSSPPSQEEDPDEKTQSQSCKFRNHDHKFEWTREQFNHWATELAAKHNYSVEFSGVGGSADLEPGFASQIAVFRRICPPQGEDLSKNADTEHHYQVIWEWSSSTSSS